AGGTTAGCTCCGATAGGATTGGGATTGCTAAATTTAATGGATGGTGTTGTGTTTAATCCTGACGGGTTGTTCGGAATATATATTGCGGTTATAATTATTCATAGATTATACTATCGCTTAATTAGCTGCCCGGCTTGCTGCCAAAAAGAAACCTGTCCGGTTTATAATTCTGCGGTTTTAGGCAAGCAGAAATCAGCTCGGCAGTAGCTGGCATATATTTGAAAGCTTGACTGCACAGCATTTGATATCCTTCAATAATAACATCGCGATCTAATATGACTATAAAAGCTATCTGCTTATGTGTAATGCTGTTAGGGCGAGCTTGTGAATGTGCATTCGCATAATTGCTGCTATTTTATTATTTTTATTTAATGTGTTCGTTTTACTAATCAATAGCTGGAAATACTTAAAGATAATATTTTTTATTTTTTTTCTTGACAAGGTTTTCAAGTTCTGTATATTAATCACAGTGTGGAACCATTCCACTTTAACTTCTGGCATTAAAGCTTCTGGAGTACTTGATGGCAAAAAGCAGTTTTGCGAGACACCTGAATTTGACTTAATTTAAAGAACTTTTTAATTAGTTTAATTTGAGTTTGTGATTATGGTTAAATGTTTATAGTGAATAGGGATACAGTTAGAAAGTAAAATGTTTGCAAGGGCTGTAAAAATGAGGATTTTGGGAGTATAGCATTTATTTGATATTAATAAAGTGCATTTTGCAAAAGGAGTGTTTATTAAAAGTAGCTAAAAATATTTAGTTGTGTTTAATGAAGTTAAGGTTAACCATTACGAGGGGAGAAACCTTTATGACAAAACGTATTGTCTTATTTATCGAAGTCGTAATTTTGTTGGTAATTGTCCAAATTACAGCGGCCTGTGCGCAGGAGTGTAATGTTTACATCCGCAGCAATCATTATCCCGGAGGAATTGATAGGGATGGTTTATCGGAATTTCAGGTTCCGATTATTTTTGGATCGAATTGTAGGGTGTGGGGGATATTTTTTGAGGTGCGGGTTGATCCGCCCGCAAGTATTCGTCCGATTGATATTGACACCGTAGGCGGTGTGTTTTCTTATTGGGAAGACCTCCACTGCATACCTTTAGGTCCAAACAGGCTAAGGATTTGGGGTATGTGCAACCATCCCAGCCATCCGCATGAACCTCTTGATTCGGCGTATGAGGCGCTTGTCTGCAATGTTATCTATGATTTTGGCTGTGGTTATCAAACTTGCCAAACAGCAACTATTTATTTGGATTCAGTTCGGATAATTGATGATGATTGTCTATGGTATGATGTTGGCGTTAGCACTGGCGGCGTTGTAATAGGTCCGGATGTTACCGGCACCGGGTTTGGCGATACCACTCTTATTCAAAGCGGCGACGTTAATTGTGATGACATGGTTTTAGGGGCGGATATTGTACGTTTGGTTAATTATTTTAGAGGAAATGTCGATTGTCCCTGCAGTAAATGTGCCGGGGATGCTAATGGCGATGGCTATATTATTGGCGCTGATGTAACTTATATGGTTAGATACTTTCGAGGAGAGGGTCCCGAGCCGGCGACTTGTGAATTTATACCCTGTGAGTGATTTTTTAACAAAAGGCTAATTTGACTTGAATATTATTTTAGTAAATATAAAAACCTGATTTCCTTGAAGGAGGTGATGAGAAGAGCAAAAGCCAAAGTACATTTTTGAAGGGGATTATAACGAGGAAATGGAATTCCTCAATTAAACAATCACTAGTTATACTTTTAACACCATGCGTGTTAAGAAGGAGTGAAGAATGAAGAAACTTTTAGCGTTATTTGCAATTTTACTTTTTGCGTCCACTGCATTTGGGCAGTCTGTTGACGGTTTTGAGGTTTATTACGGTGGCGAATTTAACCCCACATGGGATAATGTTATGACTGTTAGCCCGGATAAGGATATTGATATTCCGGTCTATGCTTTTAACATGAATGCTAATGTTTATATCGCCAATTTCTGCTTGCCTCTTGGCATCAATACGGACTATGTTACAGCTTTCAACACAGCTGAGTGTTCTTTTGAATGGCCGCTCACTGAGTGGGATGACTGCAGTTTTGCCAATGAAAACTGTGATCCGCCTCTTCCGGCTGGCTGGTGCAGCTTAGGTATTATCGGTTTTGCTGATACAGGCGGTGACCCGAATCCTTGGGGTGAATGGTTTACTGTTAGCCATATTGCCACATTCGTTGCTCACACAACAGCTGATACTACCTATATCGGCTCGACTATTTGTGATGCGTTAGGTCTTGGTAATGATCCTTATCAGCCATTAAACGCTGGCGATACATCAGGCGGCGCGGGTTATAATTGCTATGACTTCTATGCCTGCCTGTATTTTTCTCCGAACCAGCCCCCAATCATTGATCCAGATGATGAATTCTCCATGCCGTATGACTGCGGCTACACAGATTTCACCACCACTGTCGATGTTTTCGATAATGATGGCGATGATTTGGATGTTACCGTTAACTATGGCACAATCACTTTGATAGCTACCGATCAGCCCGGCGGTCCTGGCACTGCGGCTACTTATACTTATGAAATCGATTTTGATATGGAAGACTTCTGCGGCGACTGCGCTGTCTTTGATATCGTCATAACTGCTGATGATGGCATTAACGTTCCGCCGACAGAATTCATTTTCGCTGGCCCGTTCACCATAGTTGGTTCTGTCCATGCTTGGATGGATCCGGCTCTGTACATCTTCCCTGGTATGTCCGATTTTATGCCGATTTATTTTGATGGCTGCGGCGACTGCTTCTGCATGGGCGGTTTCGAATTCACAGTCTGCTTTGATCCTTCGGTACTGTCAGTAATTGGCGGCGAGGACAACGTTTGGCTCAACCCGATCTTTGCAGGCGGCGATTATTGGAATGTTACAATAACCGACACTTACGTTAATTTCGTATTCATCAATAGCCTCAATGATCAAGATCCTAATGAGCCTATTTGCGATCTGATTGATATGACTGAACCTATCATAAAGGTGGAGTTCCTCTTAGCTCCGCTTACATATCC
The nucleotide sequence above comes from Candidatus Zixiibacteriota bacterium. Encoded proteins:
- a CDS encoding dockerin type I repeat-containing protein, translating into MTKRIVLFIEVVILLVIVQITAACAQECNVYIRSNHYPGGIDRDGLSEFQVPIIFGSNCRVWGIFFEVRVDPPASIRPIDIDTVGGVFSYWEDLHCIPLGPNRLRIWGMCNHPSHPHEPLDSAYEALVCNVIYDFGCGYQTCQTATIYLDSVRIIDDDCLWYDVGVSTGGVVIGPDVTGTGFGDTTLIQSGDVNCDDMVLGADIVRLVNYFRGNVDCPCSKCAGDANGDGYIIGADVTYMVRYFRGEGPEPATCEFIPCE
- a CDS encoding T9SS type A sorting domain-containing protein — protein: MKKLLALFAILLFASTAFGQSVDGFEVYYGGEFNPTWDNVMTVSPDKDIDIPVYAFNMNANVYIANFCLPLGINTDYVTAFNTAECSFEWPLTEWDDCSFANENCDPPLPAGWCSLGIIGFADTGGDPNPWGEWFTVSHIATFVAHTTADTTYIGSTICDALGLGNDPYQPLNAGDTSGGAGYNCYDFYACLYFSPNQPPIIDPDDEFSMPYDCGYTDFTTTVDVFDNDGDDLDVTVNYGTITLIATDQPGGPGTAATYTYEIDFDMEDFCGDCAVFDIVITADDGINVPPTEFIFAGPFTIVGSVHAWMDPALYIFPGMSDFMPIYFDGCGDCFCMGGFEFTVCFDPSVLSVIGGEDNVWLNPIFAGGDYWNVTITDTYVNFVFINSLNDQDPNEPICDLIDMTEPIIKVEFLLAPLTYPDNFCIPVCFCDSDDPYEAISLNAVADPTGYHTWFTHGCDDAPDSVEYGTMLLDLECGNIKVMDEHNIVMGDLNLNGYGFELGDGVLLTNHMIDPIGFPFTLRQMVASDVNGDGYQATVADLIYMINVINGSIDGKVMPVDVVATISMPEDASGLVDVMVTSEASVGGALVAINHEGVELGVPTANGNELNYSDKDGVMTVVVYNPDANYFASGSNVLFTVPVGEGEISFGDVQISNDRGALMDARTEISVPIPTEFTVSQNFPNPFNARTKINFALPEAADVNIAIYNIAGQLVENMDLGYTPAGHQTVNWNASNVASGVYFYKVSAGENSKTLKMTLLK